One genomic region from Eptesicus fuscus isolate TK198812 chromosome 18, DD_ASM_mEF_20220401, whole genome shotgun sequence encodes:
- the HESX1 gene encoding homeobox expressed in ES cells 1 has translation MSPSLREGARLGESKPSPCSFSIESILGLDQKKDGAPSMKPHRPWADTCSSSEKDVNLCLHVPSLPNGLLFSCTVDHPVPEERVMKYESYFSTSERLSLKRELSWYRGRRPRTAFTQNQIEVLENVFRVNCYPGIDIREDLARKLNLEEDRIQIWFQNRRAKLRRSHRESQFLMVKKNFNTNLLE, from the exons ATGTCTCCTAGCCTTCGGGAGGGCGCTCGGCTTGGGGAAAGCAAACCCTCGCCCTGCTCCTTTTCAATCGAGAGCATTTTAGGACTGGACCAGAAGAAAGACGGTGCTCCATCCATGAAACCCCACCGGCCTTGGGCAGACACCTGCAGCTCCTCAG agaAAGATGTTAACCTATGTCTACATGTCCCAAGCCTTCCAAATGGGCTCTTATTCTCTTGTACTGTGGATCACCCAGTGCCAGAAGAAAGAGTTATGAAATATGAAAGTTACTTTTCAACCTCAGAAAGACTGTCTTTGAAAAGAGAGTTGAGTTGGTATAGAGGCAGAAGACCAAGAACTGCTTTTACTCAAAACCAG ATTGAAGTGTTGGAAAATGTCTTTAGAGTAAACTGCTATCCTGGCATTGAtatcagagaagacttagctcgAAAATTGAATCTAGAGGAAGACAGAATCCAG ATATGGTTCCAAAATCGGCGTGCCAAACTGAGGAGGTCTCACAGAGAATCACAGTTTCTAATGGTGAAGAAAAACTTCAACACAAATCTCTTGGAATAG